A DNA window from Impatiens glandulifera chromosome 7, dImpGla2.1, whole genome shotgun sequence contains the following coding sequences:
- the LOC124945053 gene encoding pentatricopeptide repeat-containing protein At1g01970, protein MVLFSAQILSLPSQICVVEHVNRVGNHSPVLKSYSLRKPTRFVSHRCISTTATTCLDEIETVKIQEEKEEVEEKRKFRWVEIGSDISEEEKLAISQLPVKMSNRCKALMKQLICFSMEKMNLSQLVAAWVKIMKPSRADWLTVLRQLEKMNHPLHFQVAELAIHEESFETNLRDYTKLIHHYAKENRIEQAETVLADMKRRGVVLDQVILTSLVHMYSKSGNLTLAEAVFEEMRLLGTPLDKRSYGSLIMAYIRFGLLEKGEDLLRESEEGDIYAGREVYKALLRAYSMAGDFEGTERVFRSSQLAGIVPDAKTCALIINAYMISGRSEEARLAFENLRRAGLEPNDKCVKLILAAYEKENRLNKALEFLMNLEKDGIEIGFEASELLVSWFRRLGVVEEVETVLRQFATDKNKFVQ, encoded by the exons ATGGTTTTATTTTCTGCTCAAATTCTTTCTCTTCCGAGTCAAATTTGTGTGGTAGAACATGTAAACAGGGTAGGTAATCACTCTCCTGTACTAAAGAGTTATTCTTTAAGAAAACCCACTAGATTCGTCAGCCATAGATGCATTTCAACTACTGCTACTACCTGTTTAGATGAGATTGAAACAGTTAAAAtccaagaagaaaaagaagaagtagaAGAGAAGCGCAAGTTTCGGTGGGTTGAAATAGGCAGTGATATTTCTGAAGAAGAGAAACTAGCCATTTCTCAACTTCCTGTAAAGATGAGTAATAGATGTAAAGCTCTTATGAAACAGCTAATCTGTTTCTCTATGGAGAAGATGAATCTATCTCAGTTGGTGGCTGCTTGGGTTAAGATTATGAAGCCCAGCAGAGCTGATTGGCTTACAGTACTTAGACAATTGGAAAAGATGAATCATCCTCTTCACTTTCAG GTGGCAGAATTGGCGATTCATGAAGAATCATTTGAAACCAATTTACGCGATTATACCAAGTTAATACATCATTACGCAAAGGAAAACCGAATTGAACAAGCAGAAACAGTCCTTGCAGATATGAAGAGACGAGGGGTTGTGTTAGATCAAGTCATACTAACATCATTGGTGCACATGTATAGCAAGTCTGGAAATCTTACTTTAGCCGAAGCTGTCTTTGAAGAAATGAGGCTTCTCGGTACCCCTCTCGATAAAAGGTCATACGGTTCGCTTATAATGGCTTATATAAGATTTGGTTTACTCGAAAAAGGAGAGGATTTACTTAGAGAATCAGAAGAAGGAGATATATATGCGGGAAGAGAAGTTTACAAAGCATTATTGAGAGCATATTCCATGGCTGGAGATTTCGAAGGAACCGAGAGAGTTTTTCGTTCGAGTCAACTCGCTGGAATAGTACCCGATGCTAAGACATGTGCCTTAATCATAAATGCGTATATGATCTCGGGTCGAAGTGAAGAGGCCCGTTTGGCCTTTGAAAATCTTAGACGGGCTGGCCTTGAACCGAATGATAAGTGTGTGAAGCTAATATTGGCTGCTTATGAAAAGGAAAACCGGCTTAACAAAGCCTTGGAATTTTTGATGAATTTGGAGAAGGATGGGATTGAGATCGGGTTTGAAGCATCCGAACTTCTTGTGAGTTGGTTTCGGAGGCTCGGTGTTGTTGAAGAAGTTGAAACTGTTCTTAGACAATTTGCGACCGACAAAAATAAGTTCGTGCAGTGA